The DNA sequence CAGCACCGAGAAGGCGCGCGAGTCGAACAGCTTGAGCGGCAGCATCGCGCGCGGCCCGCAGTGCCGCTCCCGCAGCACGAACGCCACCGCCCCGGCCACGGCCACGATCAGCCCGCCCAGCACGGCGACCGACCCGAACCCCCGCTCCGGCCAGGCGATCAGCGCGTACGTCAGCCCGGCCAGCGCCACCGCCCCGAGCAGGCCGCCGGCCAGGTCGAAGTGGTGGTCCACCGCCGGCGAGCGGCTCTCCGGCACGTACCGCCGCGCCAGCAGCACCGCCACCGCCGCCAGCGGCACGTTTATCAGGAAGATCCAGCGCCACGACGCCTGGTCGATCAGCACCCCGCCGACGAACGGGCCGAGCGCGGTGGTGACCCCGGCCAGCCCGGACCACGCCCCGATGGCGCGTGCCCGGTCGTCGGCGGTGAACGAGGCCTGGAGCAGCGCCAGCGAGCCCGGCGTGAGCAGCGCGGCGCCCACGCCCTGCACGATCCGCGCGGCGATCAGCAGCTCGACGGTCGGGGCCACGCCGCAGGCCACCGAGGCGACGGTGAACCAGACGACGCCGACGACGAACATCCGGCGCCGTCCCCAGTGGTCGCCGAGCGCCCCGCCGAGCAGCACGAACGCCGCCAGCGTCAGCGTGTAGCCGCTGATCACCCACTGGAGCTGCGCCAGGGTCGCCCCGAAGTCGCGGCCGAGCGAGGGCAGCGCCACGTTCACGACGGTGGAGTCGAGGAAGGCCATGCCGGAGGCGAGCACCGCCGCGGCCAGCGTCCCCTTGCCCGCGCGGCTGCGCAGCACCAGTCCCCCACCGTCCACCCGCACCATTCTCGTCGCCGTCGCGCCGAACGCACGCTGAAACCGGACACCTGCGCAGACGTCTTCCGAGTAGTTGCGACAGCAGGGATCAGCCGTAGGGTGAGCACGTGCGATCCCCCAAACCCCTCAGATGGACCGGTATCTCCCTACTCTTGTGCGCCACCCTGTTCGCCGCCGCGTGCGACCCGGAGACGGGCGGCACGGGCTCGCCCGGCACCGGTAGTAAGAGCAGCAGCAACGCCCGTCCGCCGGCGGCCGCCGGTGACGGCGCCACCGCGGCGGCCTCGCTGAAGAGCCTGAAGGTCGCCGAGCCCCAGCCGATGACCGGCTACAGCCGCGACCGCTTCCCGCACTGGAAGAAGGCGGGCAGCAACTGCGACACCCGCGACACCGTGCTGGCGCGTGACGGCAAGAACATCAAGCTGGACGGCTGCAACGTGACCGGCGGCAGCTGGCACAGCGTCTACGACGGCCTCAACACCACCGACCCGCTGAAGGTCGACATCGACCACATGGTGCCGCTGGCGGCCGCGTGGCGCGCCGGGGCCGACTCGTGGACCGACGACAAGCGCTCGGACTTCGCCAACGATCTGACCCGGCCGCAGCTGTTCGCGGTGTCGTCCACGAGCAACCGGTCCAAGGGCGACCAGGACCCGTCGACGTGGAAGCCGCCGTCGCGCGACTTCTGGTGCACCTACGCCGTTGATTGGATCACGGTGAAGACGTACTGGAAGCTCACCGTGACCACGGCCGAGAAGGCCGCCCTGACGGACATGCTGGAGACGTGTGTCTGACAGCCCTGACGGCCAGGTCTCCACGGAGGAAGTCCGATGAGCTCCTTGACCACGAACATCGTCGCCGGTCCGGGCGGAGTCATGACCGATGAGGTGGGCGTGGTCACCGGCGAGCTGACCCTCGCCAGCGAGCTCGGCACCGACGGGGCGGCCCGGCTGCGGGTGCAGTACCTGGGCGCGGGCGAGTGGTACACGGTGACCGGGGCGACCGTCCCGGTGAGCGGCGGCGACTGCCTGCCCGCGCTGCACGCCCAGGCGGTGGGCATCCTGAACCGCCCCGAGGGCTGAAGCGCCGAAGCGGCCGCCCGGAGTGACTCCGGGCGGCCGCTTCCGTGTCCGCGGTCAGCGGCGGCGACGGCGGTGGTGCCAGGCGAGCATGCCGGAGGCGAACAGGATCAAGAACCCGATCACCGCGTACGTCCCGATGCCCATGACCTCCTCGGCCTCGTCGTACGGCGGCTCCGCCTTGGCCAGGGCCAGCTGCTCGGGCTCGTGCGCCACCGGCGCGGCGCTGTCGGCCGCGTGCTGCACGGCGGGCGCGTCGACCGGGCTGGGGTGCGCGGACGGCTTGGGCGACGGCGTCGGCGTGGCGTGATGGCCGCCCCGGGTGCACTCGCCCGTCTCGTGCACGCAGATCGGGAAGCTGGCGTAGTTGTCGGTGATGATGCGGTCGTACGCCCCGTCGACGGTCATCTGCACGTGCGGCTCGCCGGGATGTGCGCTGGTCAGCTTCTCGGTGAAGGTCACCTTCCGGGTGGCCCCGGGTGCCAGCGCCTCGATCAGGCAGCCGTCCCCGTCCGCCAGCGGGCAGTCCGTCCAGGCCGGATCGGCGAACCCGGAGCCGCCGGGCTTGCCGATGCGCAGCACGCCGGGCACCGGCCCCGCGTTGCGGTAGGTGACCGTGAACGCGCCGGTCTCGCCGACCCGCAGGTAGGTGGGGGCGCTCGCGGCCTGGGCGGCGATGTCGGTGTACGGCGGCGAGACGACCTCGACCGGCACGGTGACGGCGGGCGCGGTGCCGGAGGCGGCGTGGGCGTTGACGGTGACGTTGCCCGCCGCCCCGAGCGGGGCGTTCTTGCGGGCGCGCAGCGAGATGCGGGCGGTGATGCCGCTGCCGGGCGTGATCCGGTCGACGGAGCAGGTGACCGAGGTCTTGTCCTTGGTGCACCAGTCGCCGCCGACCAGCTCGACCCGGCCGGACAGCCCGCCGCCCAGGCGCACCTTGAGCGTCACCCGGCTCAGGTCCTGCTCACCGCGGTCGTCTAGCTTGACCAGCAGGTCGGTGCCGCCCATCTCGTTGGCGACCGCCTTGTCGGGCACGGTGACGGCTATCGGGCCGTCGGCGGCGGCTGCGGGCAGCGCACCGGCCCCGGCCAGCACGAACGCTGTTCCCAACAGGACTGAACCCAGAGCGCGGACCATGCGGACCCCCAGCGAGCACGAACGTGGCAAGCTGGGAGGCTACCTTATGTCCTTAAAAGTCCGTTTATCCCGACACGCGGATACCCCGGACGTGGCACAGCCTCGGCGGCGGCTGTGCCGCCGCTAGAGGAACAGCGCGTCCGCGTAGTGCTCGTCGGTCAGCGGGCTGGGCACGATGCCGACCAGGTCCTGCACGGTGACCATGGTGGTCGGGCCGTGCACCAGCGGCACCGCGGGCAGCTTCTGCATCAGGCTCGCGTTCAGCGCCCGGTACAGGTCGGGTCGGCGCAGCCAGCTCGCCGCGTCGGCGTCCTTCAGCGCGCCGAACAGCTCGGCGTCGGTGAAGCCGAACTCGTTGGACCGCTGGTCGAACAGGCTGCCCAGGAACGTGTACGCGTCCCCGATGTCGCCTTCCCAGCCGAACAGGTGCAGGTCGTGCGCCTTGCCCTTGGTCACCGCGGTCAGGTACGCCGGGTTCCACGGCAGCGCCACCGGCTGCACCGTGATCCCGGCCGCCTTCAGGTCCTCGGCGATCAGGTCCACGATCTTCTTCGGGTCCGGCAGGTAGTCGCGGTAGATGTTGGTCGGGTAGTGCAGCCGCAGCGTCAGCCCGTTCGGGTAGCCCGCCTGTGCCAGCAGGTGCTTGGCCTGCTCCACGTTCGGCTTGTAGTCGTTGACGTCGGGGTTGTACCCGGCGGCGGTGTCGGGCTGGAAGTTCAGCGCCACCTTCGCGCCCGGCGGGAAGACCTGGTCCACGATGCGCTGCCGGTTGACCGCGTACGCGATCGCCTGCCGCACCTCGGGCTTGGCCAGCGCCGGGTTGCCGCTCTGGTTGATACCCAGGTAGAGCACGTTGTACGGCGGCCGCGGCAGCAGCTTGAAGCCCTTCGTCCCCAGCTCCTTCAGATCCGCCGGGTTGACCAGGTCGTAGCCCTGCACGGTGCCGTCGATCAGCGCCTGCTTGCGCTGGTTGGCCT is a window from the Catellatospora sp. TT07R-123 genome containing:
- a CDS encoding MFS transporter, translating into MVRVDGGGLVLRSRAGKGTLAAAVLASGMAFLDSTVVNVALPSLGRDFGATLAQLQWVISGYTLTLAAFVLLGGALGDHWGRRRMFVVGVVWFTVASVACGVAPTVELLIAARIVQGVGAALLTPGSLALLQASFTADDRARAIGAWSGLAGVTTALGPFVGGVLIDQASWRWIFLINVPLAAVAVLLARRYVPESRSPAVDHHFDLAGGLLGAVALAGLTYALIAWPERGFGSVAVLGGLIVAVAGAVAFVLRERHCGPRAMLPLKLFDSRAFSVLNLYTLLVYGAFGGFLFLLVIFLQNVVGYDALQAGLSTLPMTLLMFAFAERSGALATKIGPKLQLTVGPVCCAIGILLLREVGPGTDYWTGILPGVLAFGVGLTLFVAPLTAAVLAAVAVRHAGVASGVNNAAARAGSLLAVAVLPLLVGLTGEQYEQAGPMTAGYRQAALWAAGVLVVAAAVALFVCPHVPLTKAEVRRQKEEHLPEYGRCPSS
- a CDS encoding HNH endonuclease family protein, producing the protein MCATLFAAACDPETGGTGSPGTGSKSSSNARPPAAAGDGATAAASLKSLKVAEPQPMTGYSRDRFPHWKKAGSNCDTRDTVLARDGKNIKLDGCNVTGGSWHSVYDGLNTTDPLKVDIDHMVPLAAAWRAGADSWTDDKRSDFANDLTRPQLFAVSSTSNRSKGDQDPSTWKPPSRDFWCTYAVDWITVKTYWKLTVTTAEKAALTDMLETCV
- a CDS encoding ABC transporter substrate-binding protein, producing the protein MRTPRRRVWSILLVLATLVATSCTDDNSNPLPPPGVAGLPTFSTKDTLVFGVGQAQSLDPALAPDAESLRVARQVLETLVQIQPGTARVMPGLAESFTADPGGTVWTFQLKRGVKFHDGTDFDAAAVCANFDRWYHFTGLLQNADVSAYWQLVFGGFAQNRSSRLPASLFKSCAATDASTAVLTLTKASSRFPAALAVPAFAISSPAALEKYHANDLKGPTGFPAYAEHPVGTGPYRLVSWDKKARRITMEAFDGYHGTKAKIKNLVFQAIEANQRKQALIDGTVQGYDLVNPADLKELGTKGFKLLPRPPYNVLYLGINQSGNPALAKPEVRQAIAYAVNRQRIVDQVFPPGAKVALNFQPDTAAGYNPDVNDYKPNVEQAKHLLAQAGYPNGLTLRLHYPTNIYRDYLPDPKKIVDLIAEDLKAAGITVQPVALPWNPAYLTAVTKGKAHDLHLFGWEGDIGDAYTFLGSLFDQRSNEFGFTDAELFGALKDADAASWLRRPDLYRALNASLMQKLPAVPLVHGPTTMVTVQDLVGIVPSPLTDEHYADALFL